In Desulfopila inferna, the following are encoded in one genomic region:
- the nusG gene encoding transcription termination/antitermination protein NusG — protein MARQWYILQVHSGFEERVKATLEERIRKDGLEEYFGEILVPTEQVVEMIKGARKTSSRRFFPGYMLVSMDLNDTTWHTIHENMPRVVGFVGGDKDPIPLSDEDAGKIIGRIRDGSERPRPKVIFDIGEVVRVIDGPFANFQGVVDEVFPEKGRVRVMVSIFGRETPVELEFVQVSNT, from the coding sequence ATGGCAAGACAATGGTACATACTTCAGGTTCACTCTGGCTTTGAAGAAAGGGTAAAGGCTACTCTCGAGGAAAGGATCAGAAAAGACGGACTGGAGGAATATTTTGGTGAGATTTTAGTTCCGACCGAGCAAGTCGTTGAAATGATAAAAGGCGCCAGAAAAACATCTTCACGCCGGTTCTTTCCCGGCTATATGCTTGTTAGTATGGATTTAAACGATACTACCTGGCATACCATTCATGAGAATATGCCCCGTGTTGTCGGATTTGTAGGTGGCGACAAAGATCCTATCCCTCTTTCTGATGAAGATGCTGGAAAAATAATCGGGCGCATACGTGATGGATCCGAGCGACCACGGCCTAAGGTCATTTTTGATATAGGCGAAGTTGTTCGAGTCATCGATGGTCCTTTTGCTAATTTCCAGGGTGTAGTCGACGAGGTTTTTCCGGAAAAGGGCCGAGTCAGGGTTATGGTTTCAATCTTTGGCAGAGAGACCCCGGTGGAGCTGGAATTTGTGCAGGTTTCAAATACCTAA
- the rplA gene encoding 50S ribosomal protein L1, with translation MPKRGKNYRKILETVDKTKLYTLNEGIEYALKASYAKFDETFDIAVKLGVDPRHADQMIRSSVVLPHGTGKETRVLVFAKGEKETEAKEAGADYVGSDDLVEKIQGGWLEFDKTVATPDMMGTVGKIGRILGPRNLMPNAKLGTVTFDIANVVAEIKSGKVDFRVDKAGIVHAGVGKVSFGKEKILENILAFIGKLIQLKPSSSKGIYLRSIAVSTTMSPGFKVEPVDVRALLK, from the coding sequence ATGCCGAAGCGCGGAAAAAATTATAGAAAGATACTTGAAACAGTTGATAAAACAAAACTATATACTTTGAATGAGGGCATTGAATACGCTCTCAAAGCATCATATGCCAAATTTGATGAGACCTTTGATATTGCCGTCAAGCTTGGTGTTGACCCCCGTCATGCTGATCAGATGATTCGCTCCTCTGTCGTCTTGCCACATGGCACCGGCAAAGAGACTCGGGTTCTTGTTTTCGCCAAAGGTGAAAAAGAGACAGAGGCAAAAGAAGCCGGCGCTGACTATGTCGGTTCTGATGATCTTGTTGAAAAAATTCAGGGAGGCTGGCTGGAGTTCGATAAAACGGTAGCCACCCCCGATATGATGGGAACAGTAGGAAAAATCGGACGGATACTTGGACCACGTAACCTGATGCCCAATGCCAAGCTTGGGACCGTAACTTTCGATATTGCCAATGTGGTTGCAGAAATTAAATCCGGAAAAGTTGATTTTCGCGTGGACAAGGCAGGCATAGTCCATGCAGGAGTGGGGAAAGTGTCCTTTGGCAAAGAAAAGATTCTTGAAAATATACTCGCCTTTATCGGCAAGTTGATTCAGCTTAAACCCAGCTCCAGTAAAGGAATTTATTTACGAAGTATTGCCGTATCTACGACCATGAGCCCCGGCTTCAAGGTCGAGCCGGTCGATGTAAGGGCATTGCTGAAATAA
- the qmoC gene encoding quinone-interacting membrane-bound oxidoreductase complex subunit QmoC: MNVQPDVEFIKYLKGVGGDTLKKCYQCATCSVVCPLSGDQKPFPRKEMIWSQWGMKDALLTDTDVFLCHQCGDCTEKCPRGAKPAEVLGAIRAYAYNFYAWPRGLANLASNAKGLPLLIGIPSVIILVLWFISGGLMDNWNANFEAGYGYQRMFGHWDFHWYAKNIFFIVLFSVPAAGLAIFSAYMGIRNLWKGMASKHDLNPDYKPSTVQFVQQFLWPSIKEILNHNRFDECTVNTDRKKGHKPLVFAFIGLFVVTLWSLFANDILGLFWPQFHGPMTFWNPVKLLGNVSAIALIYGMYILWTSRSEKEKNAGIQGNFYDWFLIWEIMAVGVTGLLAEVFRWAGLATFGHIIYFLHLVTVMMLFLYMPYTKFAHIVYRTFAMAFEKYRESAFAKTAIG; this comes from the coding sequence ATGAATGTTCAACCAGATGTAGAATTTATTAAATACCTCAAGGGCGTTGGCGGCGATACACTGAAGAAGTGCTATCAGTGCGCTACGTGCTCTGTGGTTTGTCCTCTTTCAGGTGACCAGAAACCTTTTCCGCGCAAAGAAATGATTTGGTCCCAGTGGGGAATGAAGGATGCCCTGCTCACTGATACCGATGTGTTTCTCTGCCATCAATGCGGAGACTGTACAGAGAAATGCCCTCGCGGTGCCAAACCAGCTGAGGTTTTGGGAGCTATCCGGGCATATGCCTACAATTTTTATGCGTGGCCGAGAGGTCTGGCAAACCTGGCTTCCAATGCTAAAGGACTGCCGTTGCTGATCGGTATTCCCTCCGTCATTATTCTCGTTTTATGGTTCATATCCGGTGGTCTTATGGATAACTGGAATGCCAATTTTGAGGCGGGCTATGGATATCAGCGTATGTTTGGTCACTGGGATTTTCACTGGTATGCCAAAAATATCTTTTTTATAGTTCTGTTCTCCGTGCCGGCTGCGGGGCTCGCCATTTTTTCGGCGTACATGGGAATTCGCAATCTGTGGAAGGGAATGGCGTCAAAACATGATCTCAATCCTGATTATAAACCTTCCACCGTTCAGTTTGTTCAACAATTTCTCTGGCCTTCAATCAAGGAGATTCTCAACCATAACCGCTTTGATGAATGTACTGTCAATACCGATAGGAAAAAAGGGCATAAGCCGCTGGTTTTCGCCTTTATTGGTCTTTTTGTCGTTACTCTCTGGTCATTGTTCGCCAATGATATTCTTGGACTGTTCTGGCCCCAGTTTCACGGGCCGATGACATTCTGGAATCCTGTTAAGTTGTTAGGTAATGTTTCCGCTATTGCACTTATCTACGGCATGTATATCCTCTGGACATCCCGGTCCGAAAAAGAGAAGAATGCCGGTATTCAAGGAAATTTCTATGACTGGTTTCTTATCTGGGAAATCATGGCAGTCGGTGTTACCGGCCTGCTTGCCGAGGTTTTCCGTTGGGCCGGACTTGCGACCTTCGGCCATATTATCTATTTCCTTCATCTTGTAACCGTCATGATGCTTTTTCTCTATATGCCGTACACCAAATTTGCTCATATAGTATATAGGACGTTTGCTATGGCCTTCGAGAAATATCGAGAAAGTGCTTTCGCCAAGACCGCAATTGGTTAG
- the tuf gene encoding elongation factor Tu, translating to MSKQKFERTKPHVNVGTVGHIDHGKTTLTAAITRVLSLKGQAEFTDFSEIDKAPEEKERGITIATAHVEYETAKRHYAHVDCPGHADYIKNMITGAAQMDGAILVVAATDGAMPQTREHILLARQVGVPAIVVFLNKCDMVDDEELIELVEMELRELLDAYEFPGDDIPIIQGSALKALENPDDEAAAKCIWDLMDAVDNYIPEPERDIAKPFLMPVEDVFSISGRGTVATGRIERGVIKVGEEVEIVGVRKTQKTVCTGVEMFRKLLDEGQAGDNIGALLRGVKRDEIERGQVLAKPGSITPHTKFKAECYILGKEEGGRHTPFFNGYRPQFYFRTTDVTGIVTLPDGVEMVMPGDNVSVTAELITPIAMDAGLRFAIREGGRTVGAGVISEIVE from the coding sequence ATGTCAAAGCAAAAATTTGAAAGGACCAAACCGCATGTTAATGTAGGAACCGTCGGTCATATCGATCATGGAAAAACTACTTTGACGGCAGCTATCACTCGGGTGTTGTCTTTAAAAGGTCAGGCTGAATTCACCGATTTCAGCGAGATCGATAAGGCACCGGAAGAGAAAGAACGTGGGATCACCATCGCCACAGCGCACGTCGAGTACGAAACAGCGAAGCGTCATTATGCTCACGTCGACTGTCCCGGCCATGCCGACTATATCAAAAACATGATCACCGGTGCGGCACAGATGGACGGCGCGATTCTGGTGGTTGCCGCAACCGACGGTGCCATGCCGCAGACCCGGGAGCATATCCTTCTTGCCCGTCAGGTAGGTGTTCCTGCAATCGTTGTCTTTCTTAACAAGTGTGACATGGTTGACGATGAAGAACTCATCGAGCTTGTCGAAATGGAACTGCGCGAACTGCTCGATGCCTATGAATTCCCGGGCGACGACATTCCCATCATTCAGGGCTCAGCGCTGAAGGCGCTGGAGAATCCTGACGATGAAGCCGCTGCGAAATGTATCTGGGATCTCATGGACGCTGTTGATAATTATATCCCCGAGCCTGAGCGTGATATCGCCAAGCCTTTCCTGATGCCTGTTGAAGACGTTTTCTCTATTTCCGGTCGTGGTACGGTTGCCACCGGTCGTATTGAACGCGGTGTGATCAAGGTTGGTGAAGAGGTAGAGATTGTTGGTGTTCGCAAGACCCAGAAAACCGTATGTACCGGCGTTGAGATGTTCAGAAAACTTCTTGATGAAGGCCAGGCCGGAGATAATATCGGCGCACTGCTTCGCGGTGTCAAGCGTGATGAGATCGAGCGCGGTCAGGTATTGGCCAAGCCGGGTTCCATTACCCCGCACACCAAGTTTAAAGCGGAGTGCTACATCCTCGGTAAAGAGGAGGGCGGTCGTCACACCCCGTTTTTCAATGGCTATCGTCCGCAGTTTTATTTCAGGACTACAGATGTTACCGGAATAGTCACCCTTCCCGACGGAGTGGAAATGGTAATGCCTGGTGACAATGTCTCGGTGACTGCGGAATTGATTACTCCCATCGCCATGGATGCAGGTCTTCGTTTCGCCATCCGTGAGGGTGGGCGTACCGTAGGTGCCGGCGTTATCAGTGAAATCGTAGAGTAA
- a CDS encoding FAD-dependent oxidoreductase, whose amino-acid sequence MDKKYCAYLCSGCGIGDALDMEALAEVVTSEMSMECKTSDCLCGAEGRALMEKDMKNDGVNTFVIAACSPRVMQKEFDFGDGTITTRANLREQVVWAEGKPAEGEEPHAEAAEFLNETAQDYVRMACTRAKKTALPEPFVLEEGTNKKILVMGGGIAGLTSALEAAKAGNEVTIIEKEAVLGGKALGWRQSFPSKAPWIELEENPVESLVAEVNANEKITVKTETQVARVAGQPGNFRVSLKKSGERNEWDAPAKVTVDEQEKIEKGEMEDPNEGWQKYVAVDPNAEIFGAVVLATGWRPADVSQYDHLGYGSVKNVVTNAEFEKLAKEGKVPANVAFVMSPGGADNDEDFPYCNSVTSMVALKQAQYVCQDNADGRAYILYQHMRTPGHMELFYKNAQMNDGIFMTKGNVMKVEEAGGKLAVNVENTLLGENLNLEVDMVVLAAGMEPATLHEHSINLAYRQGPMFPDLGLFDGYADSHFICFPYETRRTGVYTCGGVRKAATMDETIDDATGAALKAIQCLESTDRGVAVHPRSGDATYPEFFMQRCTQCKRCTEECPFGALDDDEKGTPLPNTTRCRRCGTCMGACPERIIGFKDYNIDLIGSMIKSIEVPEDDDDRLRILVLVCENDAYPALDMAGMKRHKLNHMIRFIPVRCLGSVNMAWIRDAMSAGLDGAMLLGCSYGDDYQCHFVKGSEIANKRMENIGDTLSTLGLEAERVVAEQVAITDYDKIPQLLEDFVEEIVEMGPNPFKGF is encoded by the coding sequence ATGGATAAAAAATATTGCGCATACTTGTGCTCAGGTTGTGGCATCGGCGATGCACTTGACATGGAAGCTCTCGCCGAAGTTGTCACCAGTGAAATGTCCATGGAATGTAAAACAAGTGATTGTCTCTGCGGTGCCGAGGGACGGGCTCTTATGGAAAAGGACATGAAAAACGACGGAGTCAACACCTTTGTGATCGCCGCATGTTCTCCGCGTGTAATGCAGAAAGAGTTCGATTTTGGTGATGGTACAATCACCACGCGTGCGAATCTGCGCGAGCAGGTGGTCTGGGCCGAAGGCAAACCCGCCGAAGGCGAAGAGCCCCACGCTGAAGCTGCTGAATTTCTCAATGAAACAGCCCAGGACTATGTCCGAATGGCATGTACCCGTGCCAAGAAGACCGCACTGCCCGAGCCCTTTGTTCTCGAAGAGGGTACCAATAAGAAAATATTGGTCATGGGCGGCGGTATTGCCGGCCTTACCTCTGCACTGGAGGCGGCAAAAGCCGGCAACGAGGTGACCATTATTGAAAAAGAGGCGGTTTTAGGAGGTAAAGCTCTTGGCTGGAGGCAATCCTTTCCCAGCAAGGCTCCGTGGATCGAGCTTGAAGAGAATCCGGTTGAATCATTGGTTGCCGAGGTTAATGCCAATGAAAAAATCACCGTAAAAACCGAGACTCAAGTTGCCCGTGTTGCTGGTCAACCTGGTAATTTTCGTGTTTCCCTGAAGAAAAGCGGGGAGCGCAACGAGTGGGACGCGCCCGCAAAAGTTACAGTCGATGAGCAGGAAAAGATAGAAAAAGGCGAAATGGAAGATCCCAACGAAGGCTGGCAGAAATATGTGGCTGTCGACCCTAATGCTGAGATCTTTGGCGCCGTAGTATTGGCCACCGGCTGGAGACCTGCCGATGTGTCGCAGTACGACCATCTGGGCTATGGGAGTGTTAAAAACGTCGTCACCAATGCCGAGTTTGAAAAACTGGCTAAAGAAGGAAAGGTCCCGGCAAATGTGGCCTTTGTCATGAGCCCGGGCGGAGCTGATAATGACGAGGATTTTCCCTACTGTAACTCTGTAACCTCAATGGTTGCTCTGAAGCAGGCGCAGTATGTATGCCAGGATAATGCCGACGGCAGAGCTTATATACTCTATCAGCATATGCGTACTCCTGGTCATATGGAGCTTTTTTATAAGAATGCGCAAATGAACGATGGGATCTTCATGACCAAAGGCAATGTCATGAAGGTGGAGGAAGCCGGTGGAAAATTGGCCGTGAACGTTGAGAACACTCTTCTTGGTGAGAATCTGAACCTTGAGGTTGACATGGTAGTGCTTGCCGCAGGTATGGAACCGGCAACGCTGCATGAGCATTCCATCAATCTTGCCTATCGCCAGGGTCCCATGTTTCCCGATCTCGGACTTTTTGACGGATATGCTGATTCCCACTTTATCTGCTTTCCTTACGAGACACGGCGAACAGGTGTTTATACCTGTGGCGGTGTGAGAAAGGCGGCAACCATGGATGAGACCATTGATGATGCGACTGGTGCAGCCCTGAAGGCCATTCAATGTCTTGAATCAACCGATCGTGGTGTCGCTGTTCATCCGCGTTCCGGTGATGCTACCTATCCTGAATTTTTTATGCAGCGCTGTACGCAGTGTAAAAGGTGCACCGAGGAATGTCCTTTCGGAGCTCTTGATGATGACGAAAAAGGAACGCCGCTGCCGAATACTACCCGGTGTAGACGCTGCGGCACCTGTATGGGAGCATGTCCTGAGCGTATTATCGGCTTTAAGGATTACAACATAGATTTGATTGGTTCCATGATCAAGTCCATTGAAGTTCCTGAAGATGATGATGACAGACTGCGTATTTTGGTTCTTGTTTGTGAGAACGATGCCTATCCAGCCCTCGATATGGCCGGAATGAAGCGGCATAAGCTTAATCATATGATTCGTTTTATACCGGTACGCTGTCTTGGTTCGGTAAATATGGCCTGGATCAGGGATGCAATGTCGGCCGGTCTCGATGGGGCGATGCTGCTCGGCTGCAGTTATGGTGACGATTACCAGTGTCACTTCGTCAAGGGTTCGGAGATTGCCAATAAACGAATGGAAAATATTGGTGACACACTTTCAACCCTTGGTCTCGAAGCAGAACGTGTTGTGGCAGAGCAGGTGGCTATCACGGATTATGACAAGATACCTCAACTGCTGGAAGATTTTGTAGAAGAAATTGTTGAAATGGGTCCAAACCCCTTCAAGGGCTTCTAG
- the rpmG gene encoding 50S ribosomal protein L33: MRDIITLACGTCKRRNYTTTKNKRNTPNKLEFSKYCPFCRVHTPHKETK, encoded by the coding sequence ATGAGAGACATTATTACTCTTGCATGTGGCACATGTAAACGTCGTAATTACACAACCACAAAAAACAAGAGAAACACTCCTAATAAGCTGGAGTTCAGCAAGTATTGTCCGTTTTGCAGGGTTCATACCCCGCATAAAGAGACAAAATAG
- the rplK gene encoding 50S ribosomal protein L11, with protein sequence MAKKVMAYIKLQIPAGKANPSPPVGPALGQHGVNIMEFCKAFNAKTQSMGDTIVPVVITVYQDRSFSYITKTPPASVLLLKAVNLKKGSGNPKLERVAEIKRDKIREIAEIKMPDLNAYDVASAMKIIEGTARSAGITVID encoded by the coding sequence ATGGCCAAAAAAGTAATGGCATACATTAAATTGCAGATTCCTGCGGGCAAAGCCAACCCGTCGCCTCCCGTTGGCCCGGCTCTCGGCCAGCACGGTGTGAATATCATGGAATTTTGCAAGGCATTTAATGCAAAAACCCAATCAATGGGTGACACCATTGTGCCAGTCGTTATCACCGTGTATCAGGATAGATCTTTCAGTTACATAACCAAGACGCCGCCGGCGTCCGTGCTTTTGCTGAAGGCTGTAAACCTTAAAAAAGGTTCCGGAAATCCTAAGCTGGAACGTGTCGCGGAGATTAAGCGGGATAAAATCCGCGAGATTGCCGAGATAAAGATGCCTGACCTGAACGCTTATGATGTCGCGAGTGCAATGAAGATCATCGAGGGCACTGCAAGAAGCGCCGGAATTACCGTGATTGACTAA
- the secE gene encoding preprotein translocase subunit SecE encodes MAQKEKSKKNAVEKTEKKSPYSPAQIKKFIKEVQVEFTKIVWPDKKVTMGLTGIVIVLTVVVAIYLGSVDLLLGKLVSYLLRS; translated from the coding sequence ATGGCACAAAAAGAAAAATCGAAAAAGAATGCTGTTGAAAAAACAGAGAAAAAGTCTCCATACTCACCAGCTCAAATCAAAAAGTTCATCAAAGAGGTTCAGGTAGAATTCACCAAGATCGTTTGGCCTGACAAGAAAGTCACAATGGGGCTGACAGGGATTGTTATCGTGCTTACTGTGGTGGTTGCCATCTATCTGGGGTCCGTTGATCTGCTTCTTGGTAAACTTGTCTCTTATCTCCTCCGCAGTTAA